From a single Jatrophihabitans sp. genomic region:
- a CDS encoding RNA methyltransferase: MPAETGAHEFEPVLEKAEPEDATPDLVVGVGPHPHPWPTGARYDPELLERGDHRNVSDRYRYWSVPAIVADLDTRRHEFVVAIENWQHDANIGTVVRTANAFLAREVLIVGRKRWNRRGAMVTDRYQHLRHLPTIADLTGWAAERGCPIVAIDNTPGATPIETAELPRNALFLFGQEGPGLTAQAQASAAMTLSIAQFGSTRSINAGVAAGIAMHAWIRQHAVPGNS; encoded by the coding sequence GTGCCAGCCGAGACCGGCGCGCACGAGTTCGAGCCGGTGCTTGAGAAAGCCGAGCCCGAGGACGCCACTCCCGACCTGGTGGTCGGCGTCGGACCGCATCCGCACCCGTGGCCGACCGGAGCGCGCTATGACCCGGAGCTGCTGGAGCGGGGTGACCACCGCAACGTCAGCGACCGGTACCGCTACTGGAGCGTCCCGGCGATCGTCGCCGACCTCGACACCCGACGGCACGAGTTCGTGGTGGCGATCGAGAACTGGCAGCACGACGCCAACATCGGCACCGTCGTCCGGACGGCGAATGCCTTTCTGGCACGCGAGGTGCTGATCGTCGGGCGCAAGCGCTGGAACCGGCGCGGCGCGATGGTGACCGATCGCTACCAGCACCTGCGGCACCTTCCGACGATCGCCGACCTGACGGGCTGGGCGGCCGAGCGCGGCTGCCCGATAGTGGCCATCGACAACACCCCGGGCGCGACCCCGATCGAGACTGCTGAGCTGCCTCGCAACGCGCTGTTCCTGTTCGGTCAGGAAGGCCCGGGGCTCACCGCGCAGGCGCAGGCCAGCGCCGCGATGACGCTGTCGATCGCCCAGTTCGGCTCGACCCGGTCGATCAACGCCGGGGTCGCGGCCGGAATCGCGATGCACGCCTGGATCCGGCAGCACGCCGTCCCCGGCAACAGCTGA
- a CDS encoding ribonuclease J has product MSTPERGLGNPPKLKAGVLRVVALGGISEVGRNMTMFESRSPAVPTGEAAGGEAVASATGRRRDSRSRLLVVDCGMLLGKTNAPGVDLGLPDWSAYNDRLADIDAIVLTHGHEDHIGALPYLLRSRPDIPLIGSRLTMALVSAKLEQHRLRPDLRIVREGDRLTVGEWDLQFYAVNHSIPDALAVALRTSSGTVLHTGDFKMDQTPLDGRITDLPGFSRLGDEGVDLLLSDSTNAEVPGFIPSEREVGKVVADVITRATGRIIVACFASHVHRVQQVLDAAVESGRHAVLVGRSMVRNMQIARDLGLLKVPEGVLVDLKDAEQLPSNRVMLICTGSQGEPLSALSRMANREHPVIRIVSDDTILLASSLIPGNENSVFTVINGLSRLGATVVHKSTALVHVSGHAPAGELRYLLNAVRPKNLMPVHGEWRHLRAHAAIARSTGMTDERIVLAENGVVVDLSDGAAEIVGQIEIGNVYVDGLQVGDIGDAVIKQRQILGDEGFVSILVAVDLRAGKVVYGPEVTAKGFTDDPEALDPIRLELIKTVEAAVADGVRDADALEHILRRTVGRWVDKTYRRRPMLMPMVIEV; this is encoded by the coding sequence GTGAGCACACCAGAACGAGGGCTCGGAAACCCCCCGAAACTCAAGGCGGGTGTGCTGCGGGTCGTCGCGCTCGGTGGCATCAGCGAGGTCGGGCGCAACATGACCATGTTCGAGAGCCGGTCCCCAGCCGTGCCCACCGGCGAGGCGGCAGGCGGCGAGGCGGTAGCCAGCGCGACCGGCCGCCGGCGCGACAGCCGGTCCCGGCTGCTGGTGGTGGACTGCGGGATGCTGCTGGGCAAGACCAACGCGCCCGGGGTGGACCTCGGCCTGCCGGACTGGTCGGCCTACAACGACCGGCTGGCCGACATCGACGCCATCGTGCTCACCCACGGCCACGAGGACCACATCGGCGCGCTGCCCTACCTGCTGCGCTCGCGGCCCGACATCCCGCTGATCGGCTCCCGGCTGACGATGGCCCTGGTGTCGGCCAAGCTGGAGCAGCACCGGTTGCGCCCGGACCTGCGGATCGTCCGGGAGGGCGACCGGCTCACCGTCGGCGAGTGGGACCTGCAGTTCTACGCGGTGAACCACTCGATCCCGGACGCGCTGGCGGTGGCGCTGCGCACCTCTAGCGGCACCGTGCTGCACACCGGCGACTTCAAGATGGACCAGACCCCGCTGGACGGCCGGATCACCGACCTGCCCGGTTTCTCGCGCCTCGGCGACGAGGGGGTGGACCTGCTGCTGTCGGACTCCACCAACGCCGAGGTGCCCGGGTTCATCCCGAGCGAGCGCGAGGTCGGCAAGGTGGTCGCCGACGTCATCACCCGGGCCACCGGACGGATCATCGTGGCCTGCTTCGCCAGCCACGTGCACCGGGTGCAGCAGGTGCTCGACGCCGCCGTCGAGTCGGGCCGGCACGCGGTGCTGGTGGGCCGCTCGATGGTCCGCAACATGCAGATCGCGCGCGACCTGGGCCTGCTCAAGGTGCCCGAGGGCGTCCTGGTCGATCTCAAGGACGCCGAGCAGTTGCCGTCCAACCGGGTGATGTTGATCTGCACCGGCTCCCAGGGCGAGCCGTTGTCGGCGCTGAGCCGGATGGCCAACCGGGAGCACCCGGTGATCCGGATCGTGTCCGACGACACGATCCTGCTGGCATCCTCGCTGATCCCCGGCAACGAGAACTCGGTTTTCACCGTGATCAACGGGCTGTCCCGGCTCGGCGCGACGGTGGTGCACAAGTCCACGGCGCTGGTGCACGTCTCGGGCCACGCCCCGGCCGGTGAGCTGCGCTACCTGCTCAACGCGGTGCGGCCGAAGAACCTGATGCCGGTGCACGGCGAGTGGCGCCACCTGCGGGCGCACGCCGCGATCGCCCGCTCGACCGGGATGACGGACGAGCGCATCGTGCTGGCCGAGAACGGGGTGGTGGTCGACCTGAGCGACGGCGCCGCCGAGATCGTCGGGCAGATCGAGATCGGCAACGTCTATGTCGACGGCCTGCAGGTCGGTGACATCGGCGACGCCGTCATCAAGCAACGCCAGATCCTCGGCGACGAGGGCTTCGTCTCGATCCTGGTGGCGGTGGACCTGCGGGCCGGCAAGGTGGTCTACGGGCCCGAGGTCACCGCCAAGGGCTTCACCGACGACCCCGAGGCGCTGGACCCGATCCGGCTGGAGCTGATCAAGACCGTGGAGGCGGCGGTGGCCGACGGGGTGCGTGACGCCGACGCCCTGGAGCACATCCTGCGCCGGACCGTGGGCCGGTGGGTCGACAAGACCTACCGACGGCGGCCGATGCTGATGCCGATGGTGATCGAGGTATGA
- the map gene encoding type I methionyl aminopeptidase, protein MTSRSRPPVRPGRISPMRSAPAVVPPEYVDNAGRPTGAPWDRDDPAVKDPETVRRMRNAGRIAALARDEVGRHVAPGVTTDELDRIGHEFLLDHGAFPSTLGYKGFPKSLCSSVNEVVCHGIPDDLALLEGDVVKIDITAYVDGVHGDTCATFFAGEPSEEVKLLSERTHEAMMRGVKAARPGRPISVIGRVIESYAKRFDYGVIRDFTGHGVGYSFHTKPTVWPYDEPRATTIIQAGMTFTVEPMLTLGGHAWEMWDDGWTVVTRDKSWVAQWEHTLHITEDGAEILTLAS, encoded by the coding sequence GTGACGAGCCGTTCCCGACCACCGGTGCGACCCGGCCGGATCTCGCCGATGCGCAGCGCTCCGGCCGTCGTCCCGCCGGAGTACGTCGACAACGCCGGCCGGCCCACCGGCGCGCCCTGGGACCGCGACGACCCGGCGGTGAAGGACCCCGAGACGGTGCGGCGGATGCGCAACGCCGGCCGGATCGCCGCGCTGGCCCGCGACGAGGTCGGCCGGCACGTGGCACCGGGCGTCACCACCGACGAGCTGGACCGGATCGGGCACGAGTTCCTGCTTGACCACGGGGCGTTTCCGTCCACGCTGGGTTACAAGGGCTTTCCCAAGTCGCTGTGCTCGTCGGTGAACGAGGTCGTCTGCCACGGCATCCCGGATGACCTGGCGCTGCTGGAAGGCGATGTGGTCAAGATCGACATCACCGCCTATGTCGACGGCGTGCATGGCGACACCTGCGCGACGTTCTTCGCCGGCGAGCCGAGCGAGGAGGTGAAGCTGCTGTCCGAACGCACCCACGAGGCGATGATGCGTGGCGTCAAGGCGGCCCGCCCCGGCCGTCCGATCAGCGTGATCGGCCGGGTGATCGAGTCCTATGCCAAGCGCTTCGACTACGGCGTGATCAGGGACTTCACCGGCCACGGCGTCGGCTACTCCTTCCACACCAAGCCCACCGTCTGGCCCTACGACGAGCCGCGCGCGACGACGATCATCCAGGCCGGCATGACCTTCACCGTGGAGCCGATGCTCACCCTGGGCGGGCACGCCTGGGAGATGTGGGACGACGGCTGGACGGTGGTCACCCGCGACAAGTCCTGGGTGGCCCAGTGGGAGCACACCCTGCACATCACCGAGGACGGCGCGGAGATCCTGACGCTGGCCAGCTGA
- a CDS encoding gamma-glutamyltransferase family protein yields MTTRPELQGSFGMIASTHWLASAAGMSVLERGGNAFDAAVAGGFVLQIVEPHLNGPGGDLPVILWSATEGRAHVVCGQGPSPAAASPRHFSDLGLTLVPGSGPLAATVPGAFGAWTLMLERWGTWELADVLAFALHYAEDGFPVLPAISRTIGAVSELFTEHWQPSAAAWLDGSAPPAPGGWWRSPAIAATYRQILRHATGGSREQRIAAARDAWYRGFVAEEVESFCRSAWRDTSGRDHAGLLTAEDLARWQPTVEEPIATPYAERYQVLKTGPWGQGPVVGQQLRMLDALGLQAETSLSARWIHLVTEAAKLGYADREAWYGDPLASDIPLAALLSAEYAAERAALVGDRADLELRPGSPDGRTPRLATLPEAGSPSPGIGEPTMGSSEPIAAEAVVDPRLSSPGPLGENRGDTCHLDVVDRWGNLVSATPSGGWLQSSPVIAALGFPLGTRAQMFYLEPDLPNSLRPGVRPRTTLSPSLALRDGQPWLAFGTPGGDQQDQWQLAFFTALVNAGDGANLQAVIDAPMFHTNHFPSSFYPREAHPGELVVEDRLPAEVLAELRERGHRLTLSGAWTLGRLSAVAIEGGRLKAAANPRGAQGYAIGR; encoded by the coding sequence ATGACCACCCGGCCCGAGCTGCAGGGCAGCTTCGGCATGATCGCCAGCACCCACTGGCTGGCCTCGGCCGCCGGCATGAGCGTGCTCGAACGCGGCGGCAACGCCTTTGACGCCGCCGTCGCAGGCGGCTTCGTGCTGCAGATCGTCGAACCGCACCTCAACGGCCCGGGTGGTGACCTGCCGGTGATCCTGTGGAGCGCCACGGAAGGGCGCGCGCACGTGGTCTGCGGTCAGGGACCGTCACCGGCGGCCGCCTCGCCGCGGCACTTCAGCGACCTCGGCCTCACCCTGGTGCCGGGCAGCGGGCCGCTGGCCGCGACCGTCCCGGGCGCGTTCGGCGCGTGGACCCTGATGCTGGAGCGCTGGGGGACCTGGGAGCTGGCCGACGTGCTCGCCTTCGCGCTGCACTACGCCGAGGACGGCTTTCCGGTGCTGCCCGCGATCAGCCGGACGATCGGCGCGGTCAGCGAGCTGTTCACCGAGCACTGGCAGCCCTCGGCCGCGGCCTGGCTGGACGGCTCGGCGCCGCCGGCCCCGGGCGGCTGGTGGCGCAGCCCGGCGATCGCCGCCACCTACCGGCAGATCCTGCGGCATGCCACGGGCGGCTCCCGCGAGCAGCGGATCGCCGCGGCCCGCGACGCCTGGTACCGCGGCTTCGTCGCCGAGGAGGTCGAGTCGTTCTGCCGCAGCGCCTGGCGCGACACCTCCGGACGCGACCATGCCGGCCTGCTCACCGCCGAGGACCTGGCCCGCTGGCAGCCCACCGTCGAGGAGCCGATCGCGACCCCGTACGCCGAGCGTTACCAGGTGCTCAAGACCGGCCCGTGGGGGCAGGGGCCGGTGGTCGGGCAGCAGCTGCGGATGCTGGACGCCCTGGGGTTGCAGGCCGAGACCTCGCTGTCCGCGCGCTGGATCCACCTGGTCACCGAGGCGGCCAAGCTCGGCTACGCCGACCGGGAGGCCTGGTACGGCGACCCGCTGGCCAGCGACATCCCGCTGGCCGCCCTGCTGTCCGCCGAGTACGCGGCCGAGCGGGCCGCCCTGGTCGGCGACCGGGCCGACCTCGAGTTGCGACCCGGCTCGCCGGACGGCCGGACCCCGCGGCTGGCCACGCTGCCCGAGGCCGGCAGTCCGTCACCGGGAATCGGCGAGCCGACGATGGGCAGCAGCGAGCCGATTGCCGCTGAGGCGGTTGTCGATCCGCGGCTGTCCTCGCCAGGGCCGCTCGGTGAGAACCGGGGCGACACCTGCCACCTCGACGTGGTCGACCGGTGGGGGAACCTGGTCTCGGCCACCCCCAGCGGCGGCTGGCTGCAGAGCTCGCCAGTCATCGCGGCGCTGGGCTTTCCGCTGGGCACCCGGGCCCAGATGTTCTACCTGGAGCCGGACCTGCCCAACTCGCTGCGCCCCGGCGTCCGGCCGCGAACCACCCTGTCGCCGTCGCTGGCGCTGCGCGACGGCCAGCCCTGGCTGGCATTCGGCACGCCGGGCGGTGACCAGCAGGACCAGTGGCAGCTGGCGTTCTTCACCGCCCTGGTCAACGCCGGCGACGGGGCGAACCTGCAGGCGGTGATCGACGCCCCGATGTTTCACACCAACCACTTCCCGTCCTCGTTCTACCCGCGCGAGGCGCACCCCGGCGAGCTGGTGGTCGAGGACCGGCTGCCGGCCGAGGTGCTGGCCGAGCTGCGTGAACGGGGCCACCGGCTGACGCTGTCCGGCGCCTGGACGCTGGGCCGGCTCAGCGCGGTGGCCATCGAGGGCGGGCGGCTCAAGGCAGCGGCCAACCCGCGCGGCGCGCAGGGCTACGCGATCGGCCGCTGA
- a CDS encoding helix-turn-helix transcriptional regulator: protein MPDREPGQVHQDNRCVLSDREAQVVRLLLTGHRVSWIAGQLFISQSTVRNHLSAVFGKLRVDSQQELTLLFFGLWRGEDSPATGAEVRRLCAACRTPWWR, encoded by the coding sequence ATGCCTGACCGGGAGCCCGGACAGGTACACCAGGACAACCGGTGCGTGCTGTCTGACCGGGAAGCTCAGGTGGTGCGGCTGCTGCTGACCGGGCACCGGGTGAGCTGGATCGCCGGGCAGCTGTTCATCAGCCAGAGCACCGTCCGGAACCACCTGTCGGCCGTGTTCGGCAAGCTGCGGGTGGACTCGCAGCAGGAGTTGACCTTGCTGTTCTTCGGGCTGTGGCGAGGGGAGGACAGCCCGGCCACCGGTGCGGAGGTACGGCGGCTCTGTGCGGCGTGCCGCACGCCCTGGTGGCGCTGA
- a CDS encoding oxygenase MpaB family protein: MTLPVLSGVRERLGSALFEQVAGREGPDRRERIQLSQGPRWFDPDRPICQVHNDAAMFVGGLRALLLQSLHPLAMAGVAGHSGFRGDPWGRLHRTSHFLAVTTFGTEADAQAMINRIRAIHERVRGIAPDGRPYAASDPHLLRWVHVAEVDSFLYAYQRYGAGSLDQAGRDGYVADAARVAAALGVLDPPTTEAQIRAELHGYRPELRGTREAREAARFMLLKPPLPLAVRAPYGVLAAAAVASLPRWARWPLRLPYLPLAEATVVRLAGDGLVRGIRWVMTPTTEAA, from the coding sequence ATGACTCTTCCCGTGCTGTCCGGCGTCCGCGAGCGGCTGGGATCAGCGCTGTTCGAACAGGTGGCCGGCCGTGAGGGGCCTGACCGGCGCGAGCGGATCCAGCTGTCGCAGGGCCCGCGCTGGTTCGACCCGGACCGCCCGATCTGCCAGGTGCACAACGACGCGGCGATGTTCGTCGGCGGCCTGCGCGCGCTGCTGCTGCAGTCACTGCACCCGCTGGCGATGGCCGGGGTGGCCGGGCATTCCGGCTTTCGCGGCGACCCGTGGGGGCGCTTGCACCGCACCAGCCATTTTCTGGCGGTCACCACTTTCGGAACCGAGGCCGACGCCCAGGCGATGATCAACCGGATCCGTGCCATCCATGAGCGGGTCCGGGGCATCGCGCCGGACGGCCGGCCCTACGCGGCCTCTGATCCGCACCTGCTGCGCTGGGTGCACGTGGCCGAGGTGGACAGCTTTCTCTACGCCTACCAGCGTTACGGCGCCGGCTCGCTGGACCAGGCCGGCCGGGACGGCTACGTCGCCGACGCCGCCCGGGTGGCCGCCGCGCTCGGGGTGCTGGACCCACCCACCACCGAGGCACAGATCCGGGCCGAGCTGCACGGCTACCGGCCCGAGCTGCGGGGCACCCGCGAGGCGCGGGAGGCGGCCAGGTTCATGCTGCTCAAGCCGCCGTTGCCGCTGGCCGTCCGGGCTCCGTACGGGGTGCTCGCCGCCGCCGCGGTGGCCAGCCTGCCGCGCTGGGCCCGCTGGCCGCTGCGGCTGCCCTACCTGCCACTGGCCGAGGCCACGGTGGTACGGCTGGCCGGCGACGGCCTGGTCCGTGGCATCCGCTGGGTGATGACCCCGACCACCGAGGCTGCCTGA
- a CDS encoding IS1595 family transposase: MKQEFSVPKLAAQLRSELDAYLLLEDLRWGEGGSKSCPKCGAVGRQYFLNPANGVSRKTSTGKASERRIWKCGHCRKKYSVLTDSIFHGTKISIRTWLLVMFEVCASKNSVSAWEISRKYEVTNETAWHMLHRIREGMQMEPVAGLLGGAVQVDETWIGGEPKNRHRNDPRELPRRYATTDKQPIVSLVHYESRSVRSKVVADVTAKSLLPAIREVMDPKRTHLHTDSARAYRQIAGEFAAHEYVNHSLGEYARGNVSTNLNEGYFSQLKRSLDGTHHHVSVVHLQRYLNQFDFLYTHCKLTDSDRMRVLVGNVEGRRLTYKPLVAKVDF, from the coding sequence ATGAAGCAGGAATTCAGCGTCCCGAAACTGGCTGCTCAACTGCGGTCGGAGTTGGATGCTTACCTGCTGCTGGAAGATCTCCGGTGGGGCGAGGGTGGCTCCAAGTCCTGCCCCAAGTGCGGCGCGGTGGGCCGTCAATACTTCCTGAACCCCGCGAACGGTGTCAGCCGTAAGACCAGCACCGGCAAGGCGTCAGAGCGCCGCATCTGGAAGTGCGGGCACTGCCGCAAGAAGTACAGCGTGCTGACCGACTCGATCTTTCATGGCACGAAGATCAGCATCCGGACGTGGCTGCTGGTGATGTTTGAGGTCTGCGCGTCGAAGAACAGCGTCAGTGCGTGGGAGATCAGCCGGAAGTACGAGGTCACTAACGAAACGGCTTGGCACATGCTGCACCGCATCCGTGAGGGGATGCAGATGGAGCCAGTCGCCGGTTTGCTCGGCGGCGCGGTTCAAGTCGATGAGACTTGGATCGGTGGCGAGCCGAAGAACCGGCACCGCAACGACCCCCGCGAGCTGCCACGCCGTTACGCCACCACCGACAAGCAACCGATTGTGTCCTTGGTGCATTACGAGTCCCGCTCGGTCCGGTCGAAGGTGGTCGCGGACGTGACGGCGAAGTCGCTGCTGCCAGCCATCCGGGAAGTCATGGACCCGAAGCGGACCCACCTGCACACCGACTCGGCGCGCGCCTACCGGCAGATCGCTGGCGAGTTCGCCGCTCACGAGTACGTCAACCACTCACTCGGGGAGTACGCGCGCGGCAACGTGTCCACCAACCTAAATGAGGGGTACTTCTCGCAGTTGAAGCGGTCGCTGGACGGCACCCACCACCACGTCAGCGTGGTGCACCTACAGCGCTACTTGAACCAGTTCGACTTCCTCTACACCCATTGCAAGCTGACCGACTCCGACCGAATGCGGGTGCTGGTGGGCAACGTCGAAGGCCGTCGCCTCACCTATAAGCCACTCGTGGCGAAGGTGGACTTCTAG
- a CDS encoding FAD-binding dehydrogenase — translation MTDADVIVIGAGLAGLVATAELADAGRRVILLDQEPEQSLGGQAFWSFGGLFLVDSAEQRRLRIRDSRELAMQDWLGAAGFDRPEDHWPRRWAEAYVDFAAGEKRAWLHAQGMRFFPVVGWAERGGYLATGHGNSVPRFHVTWGTGPGVLAPFVRRVRQAEADGLVTIRFRHRVDGFTSTGAAFDGVHGAVLEPSDAERGRPSSRTAIGEFELRAPSVIVTSGGIGGDHELVRRNWPERLGPPPARMVAGVPAHVDGRMLGITQAAGASVINPDRMWHYTEGLRNWDPIWPNHGIRILPGPSSLWLDARGQRLPVPLFPGFDTLGTLAHLMKTGYDYSWFVLTQRIIEKEFALSGSEQNPDLTGKSVRQVLSRGRGAPAPVAAFQERGADFVSAVTLRELVAAMNTLTGEDLLDLAEVQRQVEARDREIDNRFSKDLQVTAIRGARGYLGDRLIRVAKPHRLLDPAAGPLIAVRLNVLTRKTLGGLETDLDARVLAPGGQPMPGVYAAGEASGFGGGGMHGYRSLEGSFLGGCIFSGRVAGRAAAAAVA, via the coding sequence ATGACCGACGCGGACGTGATTGTCATCGGAGCCGGCCTGGCCGGCCTGGTCGCCACCGCTGAGCTCGCCGACGCCGGCCGCCGGGTGATCCTGCTCGATCAGGAACCCGAGCAGTCCCTGGGTGGCCAGGCGTTCTGGTCCTTCGGCGGCTTGTTCCTGGTCGACTCGGCCGAGCAACGCCGGCTGCGGATCCGCGACTCGCGCGAGCTGGCGATGCAGGACTGGCTGGGCGCCGCCGGCTTCGACCGGCCCGAGGACCACTGGCCACGCCGCTGGGCCGAGGCCTACGTCGACTTCGCGGCCGGTGAGAAGCGGGCCTGGCTGCACGCCCAGGGCATGCGGTTCTTCCCAGTGGTCGGCTGGGCCGAACGCGGCGGTTACCTGGCCACCGGGCACGGCAACTCGGTGCCGCGGTTCCACGTCACCTGGGGCACCGGACCCGGCGTGCTGGCGCCGTTCGTCCGGCGGGTCCGGCAGGCCGAGGCCGATGGCCTGGTGACGATCAGGTTCCGGCACCGGGTGGACGGGTTCACCAGCACCGGCGCGGCGTTCGACGGCGTCCACGGAGCGGTGCTGGAGCCCAGCGACGCCGAGCGCGGCCGGCCCAGCTCACGCACCGCGATCGGGGAGTTCGAACTGCGGGCCCCGTCGGTGATCGTGACCTCCGGGGGCATCGGCGGAGACCACGAGCTGGTGCGCCGCAACTGGCCGGAGCGGCTGGGCCCGCCGCCGGCGCGGATGGTGGCCGGCGTGCCCGCCCACGTGGACGGCCGGATGCTGGGCATCACCCAGGCCGCCGGCGCCAGCGTCATCAACCCGGACCGGATGTGGCATTACACCGAGGGCCTGCGGAACTGGGACCCGATCTGGCCGAACCACGGGATCCGGATCCTGCCCGGGCCGTCCTCGCTGTGGCTCGATGCCCGCGGCCAGCGGCTGCCGGTGCCGCTGTTCCCCGGCTTCGACACCCTGGGGACGCTGGCCCACCTGATGAAGACCGGTTATGACTACAGCTGGTTCGTGCTCACCCAGCGGATCATCGAGAAGGAGTTCGCCCTCTCCGGATCGGAGCAGAACCCCGATCTGACCGGCAAGTCGGTGCGCCAGGTGCTGAGCCGGGGGCGGGGCGCGCCGGCGCCGGTGGCCGCGTTCCAGGAACGCGGAGCGGACTTCGTCAGCGCGGTGACGCTGCGCGAGCTGGTGGCGGCCATGAACACCCTGACCGGTGAGGACCTGCTCGACCTGGCCGAGGTGCAGCGGCAGGTCGAGGCGCGCGACCGCGAGATCGACAACCGCTTCAGCAAGGACCTGCAGGTCACCGCCATCCGGGGGGCCCGCGGTTACCTCGGTGACCGGCTGATCCGGGTCGCCAAGCCGCACCGGCTGCTCGACCCGGCGGCCGGGCCGCTGATCGCCGTCCGGCTGAACGTGCTCACCCGCAAGACCCTCGGCGGCCTGGAGACCGACCTCGACGCCCGGGTGCTCGCACCCGGTGGGCAGCCCATGCCCGGCGTCTACGCCGCCGGCGAGGCCAGCGGCTTCGGCGGTGGCGGCATGCACGGCTACCGGTCGTTGGAGGGCAGCTTTCTGGGCGGGTGCATCTTCTCGGGCCGGGTCGCCGGCCGGGCTGCCGCCGCGGCGGTGGCCTGA
- a CDS encoding RNase A-like domain-containing protein — MPGGGLAAHEAAGGHTLAKHVGKSEEFLRTRLATEPNIRGASTFYDRQVAENSISGLLRAQQRTVDRWRAGHRDVLMLEDRLPVPAGTLMPRGYTDSHAVHGIKIVLRRNAEIGSGYLLITAMVIE, encoded by the coding sequence GTGCCGGGCGGCGGTCTGGCCGCTCACGAAGCCGCCGGGGGCCATACCTTGGCCAAGCACGTCGGCAAGTCCGAGGAGTTCCTGCGCACCCGGCTCGCAACCGAGCCGAACATCAGGGGTGCCTCCACCTTTTACGACCGGCAGGTGGCGGAGAATTCGATTTCCGGCCTGCTGAGGGCGCAGCAGCGGACGGTGGATCGCTGGCGTGCTGGCCACAGGGATGTGCTTATGCTCGAAGATAGGCTCCCCGTCCCTGCCGGCACCCTGATGCCTCGTGGATATACGGACTCCCACGCCGTCCACGGTATTAAGATCGTTCTTCGACGGAATGCGGAGATCGGAAGCGGCTATCTACTAATTACTGCGATGGTGATCGAATGA
- a CDS encoding contact-dependent growth inhibition system immunity protein yields the protein MNDLKALHYLVAAYLHEDFADLYGSAWGAVDQYARDEPEYAPQLRREITELLSTCESESALEGALVDLGLDYLPTGDGWASHRTWLLAVADRVEEILRSSPAA from the coding sequence ATGAACGATCTGAAAGCGTTGCACTACCTCGTGGCTGCCTACCTTCATGAAGATTTCGCTGATCTTTACGGCAGCGCTTGGGGTGCCGTGGACCAGTACGCACGAGACGAGCCCGAGTATGCGCCGCAGCTTCGCCGGGAGATAACCGAACTGCTCAGCACTTGCGAGTCGGAGTCAGCCCTGGAAGGCGCGCTCGTCGATTTGGGCCTCGACTATCTGCCCACCGGGGATGGCTGGGCCAGCCACCGGACCTGGTTGCTTGCCGTGGCCGACCGGGTGGAGGAGATCCTGCGTAGTTCGCCGGCCGCCTGA